The Streptomyces cyanogenus DNA segment CCGAACCGGGCGGCAGCCGCATCTCCAACCAGCCCACCGCCGTGTGGCTCGACCGGATCGCCGCCATCAGCGGCGTGAACGGCGGGATGGGCCTGCGCGCCCACCTGGACGAGGCACTGAAGCAGAAGGGATCGGGCGATCTCGTCGTCCAGCTGGTCGTCTACGACCTTCCCGGCCGCGACTGCTCCGCCCTCGCCTCCAACGGCGAACTGGGACCGAACGACATCGACAAGTACAGGACCCAGTACATCGACCCGATCGCGTCGATCCTCTCCGATGCCAAGTACGCGGGCCTGCGCATCGCCACCGTCATCGAACCCGACTCCCTGCCCAACCTGGTCACCAACGCGGGCGGCACGGCAGGCAGCACCGACGCCTGCGTGACCATGAAGGCCAACGGCAACTACGAAAAGGGGGTGAGCTACGCCCTCGACAAGCTGGGTGCCATCCCGAACGTCTACAACTACATCGACGCCGGTCACCACGCCTGGCTCGGCTGGGACTCCAACCTCGGGCCCACCGTCCAGGAGTTCTACAAGGTCGCCACCACCAACGGCGCGAGCGTGGACGACGTGACGGGCTTCATCGTCAACACCGCCAACTACGGTGCCACCAAGGAGCCGTACTTCAAGGTCACCGACAGCGTCGACGGCCAGACCGTGCGCCAGTCGAAGTGGGTCGACTGGAACCAGTACGTGGACGAGCAGTCCTTCGCCCAGGCACTGCGTGACAAGCTTGTGGCGGCCGGCTTCAACAGCAACCTCGGCATGCTGATCGACACCTCCCGTAACGGTTGGGGAGGCTCCGACCGGCCCACCCGGTCCGGCCCGCCGACCTCCGTCGACGACTACGTCAACGGCAGTCGCGTCGACCGGCGCATCCACGCCGGCAACTGGTGCAACCAGAGCGGTGCCGGCCTCGGCGAACGGCCGACCGCCGCCCCGGCGGCCGGGATCGACGCCTACGTGTGGATCAAGCCCCCGGGGGAGTCGGACGGAGCCAGCTCCGCCATCCCCAACGACGAGGGCAAGGGCTTCGACCGGATGTGCGACCCGACGTACACCGGCAACGCCCGCAACGGCAACAACCTCTCCGGCGCCCTGCCGAACGCGCCGCTGTCCGGTCACTGGTTCTCCGCCCAGTTCCGGCAGCTGATGCAGAACGCCTACCCGCCGCTGCCGTAGCAGGGTGAACCTCCGCCGGGGCCGGACCGCACCGGTCGGGCCCCGGCGACGGACGCCGGCGGCCAGCAGGTCGGCTGCGTCCTGCCGTCCTTGCCGTGGCGCCGCCCGCTTTTGCCGTATCGGCAACACCGCTGGCCTCGGTCCGGTGTGCCGTCGCACCCTGACGGCACCCGGAAGAGAGGCTGACCACCATGGCGCACGACCACCAGGACACCGAGCACGGGCACCGGCACGGGCACGGCACGGACATCGACTGGAACGAGTTGGGTCCCCTGCTGGAGTCGCAGGCGGAGCTGTTCACGCCCGTGTACGAGCGGGTCATGGCATGGCTCGGTCGGGAAGTGACCGAGCCGGGGCTGATCGTGGACGCGGGCAGCGGTCCCGGTGTGGTCTCCTGCCTGTTCGCCGAGGCGTTCCCCGGGGCCCGGATCGTCGCCGTCGACGCCGCAGCGCCGCTGCTGGAACGCGCCCGAGCCCGGGCCGCCCGCCAGGGCTTCGCCGACCGCTTCGACACCTTGGCCGGTGAACTGCCCGGCGTGCTGCACGAGTTGGACTATCCTGCGGACCTGTTGTGGGCCAGTCGCAGCCTGCACCACCTCGGCGACCAGCGGGCCGCGCTCGCCGCGTTCGCCGAACGGCTCGCCCCGGGCGGCACCCTCGCCCTCCTGGAGGGCGGCCTGCCCTCCCGCTTCCTGCCCCGCGACATCGGCATCGGCCGCCCCGGACTGCAGGCGCGGCTGGACGCGCTGGAAGAGGACTGGTTCGCGCGGATGCGCGCCGACCTGCCCGGCTCCGTCGCCGAGACCGAGGACTGGCCCGCCCTGCTGGCCGCCGCCGGCCTCCGGCACGCCCGCACCCGCACCTTCCTCCTCGACCTGCCCGCCCCCACCCCCGACCGGGCCCGCGCCTACGTCGCCGCACATCTGTCCCGGCTGCGCGACGGCATCGGTGACGCGCTGGACGCCGAGGACCGCGCCACCCTCGACCGGCTGCTCGACCCGTCCGACCCGGCGAGCGTGCACGTACGGCCCGACGTGTTCGTGCTGGGCGCGTACACCGTGCACACGGCGGTCCGCCGGGGGTGACCCGGACGCTTGACTTCGAGCGCTCTCCAAGTGATCTACTCCCGGCGTTCACCGACGTACAGGGGGCCAGGCATGACCACGAACGACACTCCGGTCGCGCTCATCACCGGCGGAGGCACCGGTATCGGCGCGGCCGTCGCACGGCAGCTGCTGGACGCCGGGTGGCGGGTCACCGTCACCGGGCGCACGGAGCGGCGGCTGCGGGATTTCGCCGACGGGCTCGGGAATCCGGAGGAGCTGCAGACGATCGCCGGTGACGCGGCGTCCTTCGAGGACGTGCAGAGCGCGGTCGACCGCACGCTCAAGGCGTACGGCCGGCTGGACACCGTCGTCGCCAACGCGGGCTTCGCCACGCACGACACCGTGGCGGACGGCGATCCGGCGGGCTGGACCGAGATGGTCCTCACCAACGTCCTCGGCCCCGCCCTCCTCATCCGCGCCTCCGTCGACGCGCTGAAGGAGACCGGCGGCCGGATCGTCCTCATCGGCAGTGTCGCCGGGTTCGTGCACGGCCCCGGCAACCTCTACGGCGCCACCAAGTGGGCGGTCACCGGCCTCGCCGAGAACACCCGGCGACAGGTGACGGACTTCGGGATCGGTGTCACGCTGGTCGCCCCCGGCCGGGTGGAGACCCCGTTCTGGGACGCCTACGGCAGCCTGCCCCCCGGGCACCTCCTGACCGCCGGCCAGATCGCCGACTCGGTCGTCTGGGCGATCCGGCAGCCGGCCGGGGTCGACGTCAACACGGTCGTCGTCCGTCCGCTGGGTCAGCCCAACTGACGGCGGTGGAACCTCAGTTGTTCGCGATGAACTGCTTGGCCAGCTTGTCGCCGAGGGAGACCGCGGCGCTGTGGCTCTCGATGGGGGAGACCTGGGAGTTCTTGAACAGGATGTAGGTCACGCCCGATTCGGCGCCGCCGGTCGCCGGATCGGGGTCGATGCCGAGCGCCTTGGCGGTGGCGTACGACGCCTCGCCGATGATCTTCGAGGGGCCGGTGTCGCCGACGACGGCGTACTCGACCTTGTTGTTGTAGATCACGGCGACCACGCCGCCGCCCTTGATGCCGGCGCTGGAGTAGTTCCAGATGCTGCTGGTGCTGGGCACGACGACGTACGGCAGGGTCTCCGCCTTCAGCGGCTTGCCGTCGGACTGGTGGAAGGCGGTGTCGTCCAGGTACCAGGGGTCGCGGTCCTCGTTGCAGTTCGCGGTGCGCTGGCCGTCGCAGTCGATGTCCATGTCGGCCTTCCAGAACACCGCGCCGTTCTTGCCGCACACGGGGACCGTGGCCGATGTCTCGTCGTCGGTCTTGTACTTGCCGTTGGAGACCTGCGAACAGGATGTCACCTTGGCGAGCAGGTCGGCGGCGCTGACCGTGCCCTCCTGTGCGGACTTGGGGGAGGCGGCGGCGGAGGCGTGCGCGGGGAGGAGTCCGGCGGCGAGCAGGGCGGTGCCGGAGGCCGCGGCGAGGGTCAGTGTTCGGAGGCGCACGGGAAGCCCTTCTGTTAGGAAAGTTTCCTTACTGGCTGGCACCCACCGTGGCCCTCTCGGCATGCCCTCGTCAACCCTCGGCTTGCGAACGGCCGAAACGTGTGCGTATTGCGGTGACTTACCGGGGCGTAGAGACTGGACAAGCCGGATATTTCCCTCTTGGTCCGGCACTGTCGGCGGTCCCGTACCTCCGGAGGTGAGGGCTCATGTTCGTACGCGCGGTGTACGCGACCGGAAATCCGGCCCTGCTCGACACGGCCGTCCGGTCGGTCAACAGCGAGGGGCGTGATCTGCTGGAAGAACGCCCCGGATACCGGGGCGCGGGCGTGTTCGCGGACCGGGAACTCGGCAAACTCCTCACGGTGAGCTGGTGGGAGACCGAGGAGGCGCGGCACAACAGCGACGAGGTGATGCGCGAGCGGCGCGCGGCACTGCTGGAACCGTTCGCGGGCACCGTGGCCGTCGCCAACTACGAGGCGGCGGTGTTCCACCAGATCAGCCACCCGCGGCAGGGCGGCGGACTGCGCGTGACGAGGATGGAGTTCGACCCGCGGGACGCGGATCTCGTCGTCGACACCTTCCGGGCCACGGTGGTGCCGCGGGCCGAGGCGCTGCCCGGACTGGCCGGAGTCTGCCTGCTGATCGACCGTGAACGGGGGCGGGCGACGGCCGGCACCCTGTTCCTCGACCGTGCCTCCCTGGCCGCCTCGCGCGCGGCCGTGGCGACCTTGCGCCACGAGGCGTCGGCGAAGGCGCAGGTGGACGTCGTCGGCCTGGAGGAGCTGGAAGTGATGTACGCGGACGTGCGCTTCGAGTGAGCCGGGCCGCCCGGCCACGCGGTACGTCCCTCGTGCCCGGCCGTGCGGCCCGCGCGGCGGCGGGGCGCACGGCCGGGACCGGCGAGGACGGTGCCGCCCTCGCGCCGGGCGTCAGCCCATGTCGAAGGCGGCGGGGTCGGGACCCAGGCGCCGGTCCTCGTCGAGGGCGCTGATCGCGGCGAGGTCCTCGTCGTCCAGGCTGAAGTCGAACACCTCGATGTTCTCCTTGATCCGGGACGGCGTCACGGACTTCGGGATCACGATGGTGCCGAGCTGCAGGTGCCAGCGCAGCACGACCTGGGCCGGGGTGCGGTTGTGCTTCTGCGCGATCGCGACGATCGCCGGCACCTCCAGCAGACCCTTGCCCTGGCCGAGCGGCGACCAGGCCTCGGTGGCGATGCCCTGCTCGGCGTGCAGCGCGCGTGCCTCGCGCTGCTGCAGGTGCGGGTGCAGCTCGATCTGGTTGACCGCCGGGACGACCGAGGTCTCCGAGATCAGCCGCCGCAGGTGCTCGGGAAGGAAGTTGGAGACGCCGATGGCGCGGACACGGCCGTCGGCGAGCAGCTTCTCGAACGCCTTGTAGGTGTCGATGTACGTGCCCCGGGACGGCAGCGGCCAGTGGATCAGGTACAGGTCGACGTAGTCGAGTCCCAGCTTCTCCAGCGACGTGTCGAACGCGCGCAGCGTGGAGTCGTACCCCTGGTCGCTGTTCCAGAGCTTGGTGGTGACGAAGATGTCCTCACGGGGCAGGCCGGAGGCGGCGATGGCCTTGCCGGTGCCCTCTTCGTTGCCGTAGATCGCAGCGGTGTCGATGCTGCGGTACCCGGCCTCCAGCGCCGTGGCGACGGCCCGCTCGGCCTCGTCGTCCGGCACCTGCCAGACGCCGAAGCCCAGCTGGGGCATCTCGACGCCGTTGTTGAGGATGATCGGGGGGACCTTGCTGCTCACGGGCCTCTTGATCCTTCGGTTGTCGACAGGTGGTACTCATATCGTCAACGATCACGGACCGCTGTGCATTCCTGACCGCGGAATCCGATCAGCTTCCCGCGGCACGGCCGGCTCCGTCGCCCGCCGTACGGCCGGAGCGGTGCAGCCGTTCCCGCAGCGGACGGCACAGCTCCTCGCCCTCCGGGCCGCGGACGCGTTCGTACACCGCCAGGGCCTCGGCCCAGCAGGTCCGGGCCCGCGCCGACTCGCCCTGCCCGGCCATCGCGTCCCCCAGGACCACCAGCACGTCGGCCCGTCGCCGGTCGCCCCCGACCCGGCTGAGCACCGCGAGCGCCTGCTCCGCCTCGGCGGCCGCCCGGCCGGGCTCCCGCAGCGCCAGCCGGATCTGGGCGCGCCGGAAGCGGACCATGCCCTCGCCGAGTGTCTGGCCGCAGTCCTCGAAGATCACCAGCGCCTGATCCAGCTGGCTCAGGGCCTCGCCGGTCCGGCCGGTCGCGGACAGCGCGATGCCGAGCGCGTACCGCGACTCGGCCAGCGCCAGGGTCGCGGCCTCGGAACCGATGCGCTCGACGGCCTCCGCGGCCAGCGCGACGGCGCTGCGCACATTGCCGATGCCCGCCTCGACGTGGGACAGCTGGCACAGCGCGCTGGCCACACCGAACGGGTTGTCGTCGGCGCGGAAACGGGACAGCGCCTCGCGCAGACAGCGGTTCGCCTCCGGGAACCTGCCCTCCTGGAGCGCGATGACACCGCGGTCGTACTGCACCCACGCGCCGGTCACCGGGTCGTCGACGGCGAGGGCCAGCACCAGCGCCCGCTGGGCCTCCGCGTCGGCCGCGCGCAGGTCGCCCGCCGTCAGGTGCACGGCCGTCAGCGCGGCGCACGCCCGGCCCTCGGCCTGCGCGTCACGCGCCGCGTGCGCGGCACGCTTCGCCGCCGCGGCGGTCTCGTGGTACAGCCGGGGACTGCGGACGCCGACCGTGTCCTTGACACTCCACAGCAGATCGATCGCCCGGCGCAGCCGTGTGCCGTGCGCCAGCTGCCGGGCGCAGGACAGAATGCCCTCCGTCTCCGCGCCCAGCCAGCGTCGCGCGTCCTCCAGGTAGGAGAACTCGGCCGCCGCACGGGACGTCGGCGCCAGGTGCTCCACACTGCGGTCGCCGGGGTGCTCCACGGCGTACGCCTCGGCCGCGCTCGCCAGATAGAAGTCCAGCAGCCGGGTCAGGGCCGCGTCGCGCTCCTCGGGGGCCTCCCGCTCGGCGCAGGCCCGGGCGTACAGGCGCGTGAGGTCGTGGAAGCGGTAGCGGCCCGGTGCCGCGGACTCCAGGAAGCCGGTGTCGACCAGCGCCTCCAACTGGTCCTCCGTCTCCTCCGGCGGCCCGTCCAGCATGGCGGCGGCAGCGGCGAGCGAGATGTCCGGCCCGTCGGCGAGCCCGATGAGCCGGAAGGCCCGCGCCTGGTGGGGTTCCAGCTGGCCGTAGCCGAGTTCGAAGGTGGACCGCACCGCGAGGTCGCCGGCCTGGAGTTCGTCCAGCCGGCGCCGTTCGTCGGCGAGCTTGGCGGCCAGGACGGCCACGGTCCAGGTCCGCCGGGCCGCCAGCCGGGACGCCGCGATGCGGATCGCGAGCGGCAGGAAACCGCAGGCGCTGACCACGTCCAGGGCCGCCTCCCGCTCCGCGGCCACCCGCTCCTCGCCCACGATCCCGGTGAAGAACTGGACCGCCTCGTCGGGGCTGAGCACATCGAGGTCCACCAGATGGGCACCGGCCAGATCGACCATGCGCACCCGGCTCGTGATGAGGGTCGCGCAGCCCGGAGCGGCCGGGAGCAACGGCCGCACCTGCGCCGAGTCCCGGGCGTTGTCCAGCAGCACCAGGACCCGGCGCCGGTCCAGCATCGAGCGGTACAGCGCCGCGCGGTCGTGCAGGGAGTCCGGGATCTGGGCGTCGGGGGTACCGAGGGCGCGCAGAAAGCTGCCGAGCACGGTCTCGGGCTCCGCGGCCCGTGGTCCCACGCCCTGGAGGTCCGCGTAGAGCTGCCCGTCGGGGAACGCGGACCGGGCGGCATGGGCGACGTGGACGGCGAGGGTCGTCTTGCCGATGCCGCCGATGCCGGCGGCGCCCGAGATGGCCGTCAGGAAGCCCGGTTCGGTCGCCAGCAGCGTCACCAACTCGTTCACGAGCGCCGTCCGGCCGGTGAAGTCCGGGACCGTGGCGGGCAGTTGTGCGGGCCGCACGAGGGCCGCCCGGTAGGTCGCCTCGGCACCGTCGGCGGCACCGCCCAACGCCGGGTCGGACTCCAGGATGCGCTGCTGGAGTTCGCGCAGCGCGGGCCCGGGGTCGACGCCCAGTTCCTGGGCGAGGAGCCGTCGGGTGTCGGCGTACACGGCGAGGGCCTCGGCCTGCCTGCCGCCGCGGTACAGCGCCAGCATCTGCAGCTCGCGAAGGCGCTCGCGCAGCGGGTGCGCCGCGGTGAGCGAGGTGAGTTCGGAGACGGCCTCCGCGTGCGCGCCCAGCTCCAGATCCAGGCCGAGCCGTGACTCCCGCAGCTCCAGCCGCCATGCCTCCAGCCTGGCCCGGTGCGCCTCGGCGAACGGTCCGGGCACCCCCGCCAGCGCCTCCCCGTCCCACAGCGCCAGCGCCTTGTCGAGCAGCATCCGTGCCCTCGCGGACTTCCCGTCCGTACGGCAGCGTTCCGCTTCGGCGGCGAGGTGCTGCGCCTGCTCCAGGTCGAGGGAGCCCGGCGCGGCCGCGAGGGCGTAACCGCCGGATTCGCTGACCAGGACGCCGGGGCTGAGGATCTTGCGGAGCCGGGACGCGTAGGTGCGCACGGCCGCCAGTGCCTGTGACGGGGGGTCCTCCCCCCAGAGGGCATCGATGAGTTCGGCGGCGGTGACGGTGCGTCCTGCGCGCAGCAACAGGACGGCGAGCAGGGCGCGTTGCTGGGGCGAACCGGAGGGCACCTCGTCGCCGTACCGGTAGAGCCGTACCGGGCCGAGCACCTTGAACTGCTGGGGCGGGGCCGGTGCGGCCGTGGCTCGCCGGCGTGCCGGTGCGGACGTCGTGGGGGGAGGGGGCAAGGCAGGGGCGGCGGGCCGGCTGCCGGGTCGCGGGCGGGCCGCGGCCGAGCCGCGGGCGGCGATCTCGGCCCGCTCGCGTGCGGTGGCCGCCAGACGGCCGGCCGCCCGCAGCCGTCGTCCGTCCCCGCTGTGCACGGCTGCGTCGCCCTCCGCGGCGGCGAGGCTCACCAGCGCCGCCACCGCCTGGGGGTGCAGGGCCCCGGCGGTCGCCGCCGACTTCTGCGCCGCGATGGCCAGGACGTCCGCCGCCCGCTCCATGCGGTCCCGGTCGTCGGCGGCTCTGGCGGACTCGAACTCGGCGGTCGCCAGCGCCACCAGCGCGGACAGCGCGGCCGGATGCTGTCCGCCGAGCACCGCGACGAGGCGCCGGACGGTCAGCTCGATGTCGTCGACGAGCCGGTCCGCGTCCCGGTGCCGGTCCTGGATCCGGGCCGCCGCGGCGAGGACACACGTCACCAGCAGGTTCAGTTCGAGACGGTCCACGGTGTCGCCGTCGTCCTCCGGCACCCGGTGCAGTGCCTCCGCCGCGGCCTCGGCAGCCCCGCCGGGGTCCCCCAGCCGCAGCCGCGTCGCGGCCAGGTTGGCGAACGTCCTGGCGGCGACGAGGCCGGTGTCCTGGCGGGCGCCCAGTTCCACGGCGGTCCCCAGCACGGTCGAGGCGGCCGGCAGGTGGCCGTGGTCGGCCAGGACGACGGCCAGGTGGTTGAGCGAGTCGAGGTCGTCGCGCAGCCGCCGCGCGTCCCAGGCCAGGCGGGACACCACCTGTTCCAGAAGGGCGTGCGACGCGGCCCGCAGACCGAGGGCGTCGAGCCGCCCGATGAGCCGGGCGAGGACCCGGCCGAGATCCGGATGGGCCAGCAACGCCTCGCTCTGGCTCAGCAGCCGGGCCGCGACGGCGGCGCGCTCACGGTCGGTGATCCGGTCCGGGCGCGCCTGCTCGGCGTGCCGCAACGCCTCGCGCCACACCCAGGGAACGTCGGGTGCCGTCCCGGTCATGCGCCGCCTCCGCCGAGTTCCTTGTCGATGAGCTTCTGGACGGTCAGGAACTTCAGCTCGGCGAGCTGCGCCGGGTCGAGGATCCTGCGTTCGGCCCAGTCGTCCAGCTGGCGCAGCAGCGCCTCGGTGCCGGAGAACCGCGGGGGCTGCGGACCGTCCGCGGCGGCTCGCGATCCGGCGGGGCGCAGTACGTCCACGAGGTGCGCGACGTCGAGGTGGTCGAAGCGGCGCATCGCCTCCCCGAGGGTGGCCGCGATGAGGACGTTGGTGGCACGGGAGCCGTCGGACCGGTCCGGGGTCTGCTCGATGAGGATGCCCACCACCGCGGGCCGCCGGTCGCCGCCGGGCGGCACGCCCTCCACGGGCCCGCCCGAGTAGCCGGAGTAGTCGCCGAGCTGCTGGTCCGCGGTGAGCTGGAGCGCCTCGATGGTCGCCCCGCCGGCGCACAGATGCGGTGCGGTGCGGTCGATCCGGCCACTGAGGTGGACCTCGTCGGCGGCCGGCCGGTACGGGCCGTGCCAGCGGTCCCCGTCCTGCGCCACGTCCGCCGCG contains these protein-coding regions:
- a CDS encoding BTAD domain-containing putative transcriptional regulator produces the protein MPPPPTTSAPARRRATAAPAPPQQFKVLGPVRLYRYGDEVPSGSPQQRALLAVLLLRAGRTVTAAELIDALWGEDPPSQALAAVRTYASRLRKILSPGVLVSESGGYALAAAPGSLDLEQAQHLAAEAERCRTDGKSARARMLLDKALALWDGEALAGVPGPFAEAHRARLEAWRLELRESRLGLDLELGAHAEAVSELTSLTAAHPLRERLRELQMLALYRGGRQAEALAVYADTRRLLAQELGVDPGPALRELQQRILESDPALGGAADGAEATYRAALVRPAQLPATVPDFTGRTALVNELVTLLATEPGFLTAISGAAGIGGIGKTTLAVHVAHAARSAFPDGQLYADLQGVGPRAAEPETVLGSFLRALGTPDAQIPDSLHDRAALYRSMLDRRRVLVLLDNARDSAQVRPLLPAAPGCATLITSRVRMVDLAGAHLVDLDVLSPDEAVQFFTGIVGEERVAAEREAALDVVSACGFLPLAIRIAASRLAARRTWTVAVLAAKLADERRRLDELQAGDLAVRSTFELGYGQLEPHQARAFRLIGLADGPDISLAAAAAMLDGPPEETEDQLEALVDTGFLESAAPGRYRFHDLTRLYARACAEREAPEERDAALTRLLDFYLASAAEAYAVEHPGDRSVEHLAPTSRAAAEFSYLEDARRWLGAETEGILSCARQLAHGTRLRRAIDLLWSVKDTVGVRSPRLYHETAAAAKRAAHAARDAQAEGRACAALTAVHLTAGDLRAADAEAQRALVLALAVDDPVTGAWVQYDRGVIALQEGRFPEANRCLREALSRFRADDNPFGVASALCQLSHVEAGIGNVRSAVALAAEAVERIGSEAATLALAESRYALGIALSATGRTGEALSQLDQALVIFEDCGQTLGEGMVRFRRAQIRLALREPGRAAAEAEQALAVLSRVGGDRRRADVLVVLGDAMAGQGESARARTCWAEALAVYERVRGPEGEELCRPLRERLHRSGRTAGDGAGRAAGS
- a CDS encoding aldo/keto reductase; translation: MSSKVPPIILNNGVEMPQLGFGVWQVPDDEAERAVATALEAGYRSIDTAAIYGNEEGTGKAIAASGLPREDIFVTTKLWNSDQGYDSTLRAFDTSLEKLGLDYVDLYLIHWPLPSRGTYIDTYKAFEKLLADGRVRAIGVSNFLPEHLRRLISETSVVPAVNQIELHPHLQQREARALHAEQGIATEAWSPLGQGKGLLEVPAIVAIAQKHNRTPAQVVLRWHLQLGTIVIPKSVTPSRIKENIEVFDFSLDDEDLAAISALDEDRRLGPDPAAFDMG
- a CDS encoding glycoside hydrolase family 6 protein, translating into MSRTKTTFLVALGLLAGASGTAFAALPGSPVAAVVPCAVDYKIQSQWDTGFTAAVTITNNGAAKSSWSLKWSYGGTQRVTSGWNARISQSGTAVTVSNEAYNGVLATGGTVGFGFNGTFSGSNPVPAAFTLDGVTCNVADGSGGSGGGTGGDTGGGTGGGGGGGDTGSRADNPYAGAKGYVNPEWSAKAAAEPGGSRISNQPTAVWLDRIAAISGVNGGMGLRAHLDEALKQKGSGDLVVQLVVYDLPGRDCSALASNGELGPNDIDKYRTQYIDPIASILSDAKYAGLRIATVIEPDSLPNLVTNAGGTAGSTDACVTMKANGNYEKGVSYALDKLGAIPNVYNYIDAGHHAWLGWDSNLGPTVQEFYKVATTNGASVDDVTGFIVNTANYGATKEPYFKVTDSVDGQTVRQSKWVDWNQYVDEQSFAQALRDKLVAAGFNSNLGMLIDTSRNGWGGSDRPTRSGPPTSVDDYVNGSRVDRRIHAGNWCNQSGAGLGERPTAAPAAGIDAYVWIKPPGESDGASSAIPNDEGKGFDRMCDPTYTGNARNGNNLSGALPNAPLSGHWFSAQFRQLMQNAYPPLP
- a CDS encoding SDR family oxidoreductase, which gives rise to MTTNDTPVALITGGGTGIGAAVARQLLDAGWRVTVTGRTERRLRDFADGLGNPEELQTIAGDAASFEDVQSAVDRTLKAYGRLDTVVANAGFATHDTVADGDPAGWTEMVLTNVLGPALLIRASVDALKETGGRIVLIGSVAGFVHGPGNLYGATKWAVTGLAENTRRQVTDFGIGVTLVAPGRVETPFWDAYGSLPPGHLLTAGQIADSVVWAIRQPAGVDVNTVVVRPLGQPN
- a CDS encoding glycoside hydrolase family 75 protein; amino-acid sequence: MRLRTLTLAAASGTALLAAGLLPAHASAAASPKSAQEGTVSAADLLAKVTSCSQVSNGKYKTDDETSATVPVCGKNGAVFWKADMDIDCDGQRTANCNEDRDPWYLDDTAFHQSDGKPLKAETLPYVVVPSTSSIWNYSSAGIKGGGVVAVIYNNKVEYAVVGDTGPSKIIGEASYATAKALGIDPDPATGGAESGVTYILFKNSQVSPIESHSAAVSLGDKLAKQFIANN
- a CDS encoding class I SAM-dependent methyltransferase, with product MAHDHQDTEHGHRHGHGTDIDWNELGPLLESQAELFTPVYERVMAWLGREVTEPGLIVDAGSGPGVVSCLFAEAFPGARIVAVDAAAPLLERARARAARQGFADRFDTLAGELPGVLHELDYPADLLWASRSLHHLGDQRAALAAFAERLAPGGTLALLEGGLPSRFLPRDIGIGRPGLQARLDALEEDWFARMRADLPGSVAETEDWPALLAAAGLRHARTRTFLLDLPAPTPDRARAYVAAHLSRLRDGIGDALDAEDRATLDRLLDPSDPASVHVRPDVFVLGAYTVHTAVRRG
- a CDS encoding trypsin-like serine protease, whose protein sequence is MTGAGYWVDLYQARQRLGGGFLLTRRFVLTALHCLRGLAVEECVDIRLADGRSVGGRVRRQDEEADLALVEIAAEHHVDLPIPAADVAQDGDRWHGPYRPAADEVHLSGRIDRTAPHLCAGGATIEALQLTADQQLGDYSGYSGGPVEGVPPGGDRRPAVVGILIEQTPDRSDGSRATNVLIAATLGEAMRRFDHLDVAHLVDVLRPAGSRAAADGPQPPRFSGTEALLRQLDDWAERRILDPAQLAELKFLTVQKLIDKELGGGGA